A genomic region of Eucalyptus grandis isolate ANBG69807.140 chromosome 5, ASM1654582v1, whole genome shotgun sequence contains the following coding sequences:
- the LOC104430763 gene encoding gibberellin 2-beta-dioxygenase 6-like produces the protein MMTPQEYQLPVIDLSQPRAKENIFRAAKKYGLLQVVNHGISRELLGNVMREAVKLFETPLETRAHSGLLNNSSPWGTSPAQFSHQVPLVKIYDPSCHGQFTSLGGVMRELAPAMFGLARTLAGVLEESLGHQGHSTLNEKCNENTCFLRLNHYPVCPLSPERFWPLPHADSDFLTILYQDQAGGLRLLKDSRFFAVKPNRDALIVSIGDLLQAWSNDVYRSVEQKVEKNREVERYSVAFSLCPSSGSQIGFCRKPSVFRKFTCGEYRKQFQEDIKRTCRKVGLPRFRQMERNISSDVSTELVFYDDPWKIRKKLTKSDLDHLSRLLLPRDCVKAHVLRWMKKEMVDQVESKKGMEVDVINEDTGDEHRLVFRYWASSGCYVLNGGWSKLFVNGES, from the exons ATGATGACACCCCAGGAGTATCAGCTCCCAGTGATAGACCTGAGTCAGCCGCGTGCAAAGGAGAACATATTCCGGGCCGCCAAAAAATATGGACTCCTCCAGGTGGTGAACCATGGGATCAGCAGGGAGCTGCTTGGGAATGTGATGAGGGAGGCGGTTAAGCTGTTCGAGACACCCCTTGAGACCAGGGCCCACTCTGGCCTCCTCAACAACTCCTCCCCCTGGGGCACTTCCCCTGCCCAGTTCTCCCACCAGGTCCCCCTCGTGAAGATTTATGACCCCTCTTGCCACGGCCAATTCACCTCTCTCGGAGGAGTGATGAGGGAGTTGGCCCCCGCCATGTTTGGGCTAGCCAGGACGCTGGCGGGGGTCCTAGAGGAGAGCCTCGGGCATCAGGGCCACAGCACTTTGAACGAGAAATGCAACGAGAACACGTGCTTCCTCCGGCTAAACCACTACCCGGTGTGCCCGCTCTCGCCAGAGAGGTTCTGGCCGTTGCCCCACGCGGACAGTGACTTCCTGACCATTCTCTACCAGGACCAGGCAGGAGGCCTCCGGCTCCTCAAGGACTCCCGATTCTTCGCAGTCAAGCCCAACCGTGACGCTCTCATCGTCAGCATCGGAGACCTTCTTCAG GCGTGGAGCAATGACGTGTACAGGAGTGTGGAGCAAAAGGTGGAGAAAAACAGGGAGGTGGAAAGATACTCCGTTGCTTTCTCCCTCTGCCCTTCGTCCGGCTCTCAGATCGGGTTCTGCAGAAAGCCCTCCGTCTTCAGAAAGTTCACTTGTGGTGAATACCGGAAGCAATTTCAAGAGGACATCAAAAGAACCTGCCGTAAAGTTGGTCTTCCACGTTTCAGGCAAATGG AGAGGAATATATCATCTGACGTCTCCACGGAGTTGGTGTTCTACGACGACCCGTGGAAGATCAGGAAGAAGCTAACGAAAAGCGACCTCGACCACTTGTCGCGGCTCCTGCTTCCGCGGGACTGCGTGAAGGCCCATGTGCTCCGGTGGATGAAGAAGGAGATGGTTGACCAGGTCGAGAGCAAGAAGGGGATGGAGGTCGATGTGATAAACGAGGACACAGGTGACGAGCACCGGCTCGTGTTCCGCTACTGGGCATCCTCGGGGTGCTACGTGCTGAATGGTGGCTGGAGCAAGCTGTTCGTCAATGGGGAGAGTTGA